From one Plasmodium malariae genome assembly, chromosome: 12 genomic stretch:
- the PmUG01_12027800 gene encoding endopeptidase, putative: MHSMLCSLVVLKCRRSKSKKIFSRRYFLFDIISSKKRGISKIFDKINLKYFVNNEGKHITQENGDRLQNIGAYNTTHIALHNAQNKDISYGTPAHLGKCSPNIDLLKDDDVYEIDKILRHVKEKKEKCGNIKEKGEEGYLLELIGITGNGNDIVESSTVCIRSCEDILNKMCKEKDIFKIINMVDTVSNNLCKLGDALELLRNLHNNKSVISRAHEALEKLTSYIDKINIDQSVYKFLKKKYNENANILDHEHREVLRNMILSMENQGVHIKDKKKKKEYLELQYQEKNLSFQASSNFNSEYDGCYIEKNKISPYISEHIIKQYEQTVMHFVKNNKIKMNKQYSMDKYIYLLQDSSFVMTILEKVNDEQVTNQVYALLKKPNKLFLNNILVLQYYRNMLIRFRNFKTYNEYSLIHCILNTPAKVSFFLSNFLDKIIPCFFKELQFIERYINTVACKADNKGGNISKEEIDYSNVVFPTSRNNSSNDKIGYNYSDRMIAKLTPANIFYYMNEIKKVKLKKIEEQMNKHLSLYDVIKFVITLLRDTYSLEMVNIMPLYNELWDDSIIKFEIKKGNYIYGHIYMDLFERENKSHSIAQYTVRCSKNMNACLKYKWFARNAEQCPYFYSGIVRDHVSRSVTQNVGSNVDSKAGNSTENDADYNAHRNADNVSEEDIHAPNNTLEEEQKDESRNETKRRVVELCDSSTEDGRTINPSATNNGNSRNSGKCPIHSTSNYRQTTSTFLVCNFNVNLNDTEYGYADMNSPQDTIFVNSKIAYFLEKIKMSIDKVSMFLHEFGHTLHCILSSTYLQHLSGNRSGVDFSEFSSHFFEEYLNSYDALLLLYSKNKEEKDNMKILIHDYIKNKNIICYYSLVQVTIQSIIDQIFYSISHNSNSITERKQLIENEINAYFLGMNYKGIFILDLFPQIHFSKTTHLIHYPSNYYSYLYCSVLAKYVWNRTFKNNIYNKDKAKKIVQFLQGGSVDSSLKNIISLVENDKAKIEHYTQNPHQIPLDDFFQYYEGDNKESKYYTFLQSL, translated from the exons ATGCATTCCATGTTGTGCTCTTTGGTCGTCTTAAAATGTAGAAGGagcaaaagcaaaaaaatattttctaggCGATATTTTCTCTTCGATATAATTAGCagtaaaaaaagaggaatttCCAAAATATTCGATAAAATTAatctaaaatattttgtaaataatgaGGGTAAGCACATAACACAAGAAAATGGTGATAGATTGCAAAACATCGGGGCATATAACACTACACATATTGCACTACATAACGCACAGAATAAAGACATCTCTTATGGAACACCCGCTCACCTTGGCAAGTGCTCCCCAAACATAGACTTATTAAAAGACGATGATGTTTACGAAATTGATAAAATTTTACGGCATGTTaaggagaaaaaagaaaaatgcggaaatataaaagaaaagggTGAGGAGGGATATCTCCTAGAATTAATTGGAATAACAGGCAATGGAAATGACATCGTCGAATCTAGTACCGTATGTATACGTTCATGTgaagatatattaaataaaatgtgcaaagaaaaagatatttttaaaattataaatatggtAGATACGgtttcaaataatttatgcaAACTGGGTGATGCATTAGAATTGTTGAGAAATTTGCATAATAATAAGAGTGTTATTTCAAGAGCACATGAGgcattagaaaaattaactaGCTATAttgacaaaataaatattgatCAAAgtgtttataaatttttaaaaaagaaatataatgaaaatgcaaatatattagaTCATGAGCATAGAGAAGTGCTACGCAATATGATTCTTTCTATGGAGAATCAAGGTGTtcatataaaagataaaaaaaaaaaaaaagaatatttagaATTACAATATCAGGAAAAGAATCTTTCTTTTCAGGCCTCCTCAAATTTTAATTCTGAATACGATGGATGTTATattgagaaaaataaaatttcacCATATATTAGTGAACACATCATTAAACAGTATGAACAAACAGTTATgcattttgttaaaaataataaaataaaaatgaataaacaatACTCTATggacaaatatatatatttattacaagACAGTTCCTTCGTTATGACAATATTAGAAAAAGTCAATGATGAGCAAGTAACAAATCAGGTATATGCCCTACTCAAAAAACccaataaattatttctaaaCAATATATTAGTTCTTCAGTATTATCGAAATATGTTAATACGTTTTAGAAATTTTAAGACttataatgaatattccTTAATACACTGTATATTGAATACACCAGCAAAGGTAAGTTTCTttttatctaattttttagataaaattattccatgcttttttaaagaattgcAGTTTATAGAGAGATACATAAATACAGTAGCTTGTAAAGCGGATAACAAAGGTGGGAATATATCGAAGGAGGAGATCGACTACAGCAACGTCGTCTTTCCCACTAGTAgaaataatagtagtaatgaTAAAATTGGCTACAATTATTCGGACCGGATGATAGCCAAATTAACCCcagcaaatatattttactacatGAACGAAATCAAAAAggtaaaactaaaaaaaatagaagaacaGATGAACAAACATTTGAGCTTATATGATGTTATAAAGTTCGTCATTACTCTTTTGAGAGACACTTATTCATTAGAAATGGTTAATATTATGCCCCTATATAATGAACTGTGGGATGATAGcattataaaatttgaaataaaaaaaggaaactatatatatggacatatatatatggactTGTTTGAGAGAGAAAATAAGAGCCATTCGATTGCTCAGTACACTGTACGGTGTTCAAAGAATATGAACGCTTGCTTGAAATATAAATGGTTTGCACGAAATGCTGAGCAGTGTCCGTACTTTTACTCGGGAATTGTTAGAGATCATGTTAGTCGTAGTGTTACTCAAAATGTTGGCAGTAATGTTGACTCTAAAGCTGGAAATAGTACTGAAAATGATGCTGACTATAATGCGCACCGTAATGCTGATAATGTGAGCGAGGAGGATATACATGCTCCTAATAATACCCTGGAAGAGGAGCAAAAAGACGAATCAAGGAATGAGACAAAGAGAAGGGTAGTGGAATTATGTGATAGCAGCACAGAGGACGGTCGCACCATCAACCCAAGTGCTACTAATAACGGCAACTCGAGGAATAGTGGGAAATGCCCTATCCACAGCACGTCGAATTATAGGCAAACAACTTCAACTTTTTTGGTTTGCAATTTTAACGTAAATTTGAACGACACTGAGTATGGATATGCCGATATGAACAGCCCCCAAGATaccatttttgtaaattcaaaaatagcatattttttagaaaaaataaaaatgtctATAGATAAAGTTAGTATGTTTCTGCATGAATTCGGTCATACGTTACACTGCATATTGAGCTCCACTTATTTACAGCATTTATCAGGAAATAGAAGTGGTGTAGATTTTTCCGAATTTTCGTCTCATTTTTTtgaagaatatttaaatagtTATGATGCgttgttactattatatagtaaaaataaagaagaaaaggataatatgaaaattttgatacatgattacataaaaaataaaaatattatctgTTATTATTCACTTGTTCAAGTTACAATTCAGTCTATAATTgatcaaatattttattccatATCTCATAATTCAAATTCTATTACTGAACGGAAACAATTGatagaaaatgaaataaatgcTTATTTTTTAGGAATGAATTACAAaggcatttttattttagattTATTCCCACAAatacatttttcaaaaacaaCGCACTTAATTCATTATCCTTCAAATTATTACTCATACTTATATTGCTCTGTATTAGCTAAATATGTATGGAATAGAAcattcaaaaataatatatacaataaggATAAAGCTAAAAAAATTGTGCAATTCTTACAAGgg GGTTCAGTTGATTCGagcttaaaaaatatcatatctTTAGTGGAAAATGACAAGGCTAAAATTGAACACTATACACAAAATCCTCACCAAATCCCATTGGACGATTTTTTCCAATATTACGAAGGTGATAATAAAGAGAGCAAATACTACACATTTTTGCAGTCCctataa
- the WRS gene encoding tryptophan--tRNA ligase, putative: MDKLKTVYVDSAFSIIKGALCIILQIPTSRTTESIKRKPNNLGILTVNRIAVEPTINQYDDIKKLIRNKIQEEVPFYNYCIDRRFAEKFYGDCIYDNFGLAKDINEINLIILEEWNINCNRNRVLKHTGLIKDIEVSKFKYLNNKESLEVHFSVNPKYTFEELSAIYKDERGLHNFLLCPVMKVNTSSTNEDNNGVGATDKCGVIGVNGVTAANAINGLNNLNESSAHISVEEIFPKNKVLPPSGVENINFDRSKEVTPWDVNISEEGINYSKLIKDFGCSNITENHIKRIEQLTNKKAHHFIRRGIFFSHRDLDFLLNYYEKNKCFYIYTGRGPSSLSMHLGHLIPFYFCKYLQDAFNVPLVIQISDDEKFLFNQNYSLEYINKLAYENVKDIIAVGLNPDLTFIFKNTEYAGNLYPTVLLIHKKTTLNQSMNVFGFNHSDNIGKISYPSFQIAPCFSQCFPNFLGKNIPCLVPQGIDQDPYFRLSRDIAVKLALHKPVVVHSVFMPGLHGVNSKMSSTKKKKDEKGNINNSSNKGSNNSNNNNSTNSITNNPKEEQHNNSVIFLTDSPEQVRNKINKYAFSGGGATIEEHRQKGANLDKDISYQYLRYLLDDDDQLNEIGEKYKKGEMLSGEIKKILIDVLTDLIQKHQQRRASLKDEEILNFFNDNKPALRKFKDM, encoded by the exons ATGGATAAACTAAAAACAGTGTATGTGGACTCTGCATTTAGCATAATTAAAGGGGCTTTATGTATCATTTTGCAGATTCCCACAAGCAGAACAACTGAAAGCATAAAAAGGAAG CCAAACAACTTGGGCATACTGACAGTAAATCGTATCGCAGTAGAACCAACAATAAATCAGTACGATGACATAAAAAAGcttataagaaataaaattcagGAAGAGGTGCCTTTTTACAATTACTGCATCGATCGAAGGTTTGCGGAAAAGTTTTATGGGGATTGTATTTACGATAATTTCGGATTAGCAAAGGATATCAacgaaataaatttaataattttagaagAGTGGAATATCAATTGTAATAGAAATAGAGTTTTAAAGCATACAGGATTGATAAAAGATATTGAAGTaagtaaatttaaatatttgaataataaGGAATCGTTGGAAGTGCATTTTTCTGTTAATCCGAAGTATACATTTGAAGAGTTAAGTGCCATTTACAAAGATGAGAGAGGACTACACAATTTTTTGTTGTGCCCTGTGATGAAGGTAAATACTAGTTCTACGAATGAGGATAATAATGGAGTAGGAGCAACGGATAAGTGTGGGGTGATTGGTGTGAATGGGGTAACTGCCGCGAATGCCATAAATGGCTTGAATAATTTGAACGAATCCTCCGCGCATATAAGTGTAGAGGAGATTTTTCCGAAAAATAAAGTGCTACCCCCATCAGGTGTCgagaatataaattttgataGATCTAAGGAGGTTACACCTTGGGACGTAAATATAAGTGAAGAAGGGATAAATTATAGCAAACTGATAAAGGACTTTGGGTGTTCAAATATTACAGAAAAtcatattaaaagaattgaACAGTTaactaataaaaaagcacatcattttattagaagaggaattttttttagtcATAGAGATTTAGATttcttattaaattattatgaaaagaataaatgcttttacatatatactggTAGAGGTCCTTCCTCTTTATCTATGCATTTAGGTCATTTAataccattttatttttgtaaatatttacaagATGCATTTAATGTTCCTTTGGTTATACAAATCTCAGatgatgaaaaatttttatttaatcaaaattattccttagaatatattaacaaactagcatatgaaaatgtaaaagatATAATAGCAGTAGGTCTAAATCCTGatttaacttttatttttaaaaatactgaATATGCAGGTAATTTATATCCTActgttttattaattcataaaaaaacaacATTAAATCAAAGCATGAATGTTTTTGGTTTTAATCATAGTGATAATATTGGAAAAATATCGTATCCGTCTTTTCAAATTGCTCCTTGTTTTTCTCAGTGCTTTCCAAATTTTTTAGGCAAAAATATACCTTGCCTAGTCCCTCAAGGGATTGATCAGGATCCCTACTTCCGACTAAGTAGAGATATTGCCGTGAAATTAGCTTTACATAAGCCCGTAGTCGTGCATTCTGTTTTTATGCCGGGTTTGCATGGAGTTAACTCCAAAATGAGCAGCacgaagaaaaagaaagacgAAAAGGGTAATATAAACAATAGTAGCAACAAGGGCAGcaataacagtaacaacaataatagcACTAATAGCATTACTAATAATCCCAAGGAGGAACAACATAATAACagtgtaatatttttaactgaTTCACCTGAACAAGtcagaaataaaattaacaaatacgCCTTCAGTGGGGGAGGTGCTACTATAGAGGAGCATAGACAAAAAGGAGCAAATTTAGATAAGGATATTTCTTATCAATATTTAAGGTACCTTCTAGATGATGATGACCAGTTAAACGAAATAggtgaaaaatataaaaaggggGAAATGCTAAGTggtgaaattaaaaaaatactcaTAGACGTTTTAACAGATTTGATACAAAAACATCAACAGAGAAGGGCATCCTTAAAAGACGaggaaattttaaatttttttaatgataataaacCGGCTCTTAGGAAATTCAAGgacatgtaa
- the NUDC gene encoding nuclear movement protein, putative: MDSDVVVNEKFDFIMLNIARECGDINNLMNLFFSFLLRKTDFITNSKSIEQCEEVVLKTLRKHYKKKEEYLKKLKKEYEMMDEEKKKIYEREFNRNNKKDSITDKKKNTNLKVNKNMENGKISNDRVVDLSEEEDEMEKTKNFEGMNNNDKELNKISDKFERKKNNNNNSGSKSRSGISNCNNNNGDNKNQNSKSDDSDEEDSAPPKGNGGKTEKYTWTQTINSLDMYIDLEEKVRTKDIKLDITYKKLYVKVKNEVLIDGEFYKHIKPEDSIWTLEDNGVIHLCIEKLNGMEWWSTVIKGDAEIDVKKIVPENSRMEDLDAETRSVVEKMLYDQKQKALNLPTSDEQKKFEIFEKFKKMHPEMDFSKANINYGNSSSNNMFFGN, from the coding sequence atggattcGGATGTAGTAGTAAATGAAAAGTTTGACtttattatgttaaatatagCTAGGGAATGTGGTGATATAAACAACTTAATgaatctatttttttcctttttattaagGAAAACAGATTTTATTACAAATTCGAAAAGTATAGAACAATGTGAGGAGGTTGTGTTGAAGACTCTAAgaaaacattataaaaaaaaagaggaatatttaaagaaattaaaaaaagagtatGAAATGATGGATGAagagaagaagaaaatatatgaacgaGAATTCAATcggaataataaaaaagacagTATAactgataaaaaaaaaaatacaaatttaaaagtaaataaaaatatggaaaatggaaaaatcAGTAATGACCGAGTCGTAGATTTAAGTGAAGAAGAAGatgaaatggaaaaaacgaaaaatttTGAGGGAATGAACAACAATGATAAAGAATTAAACAAAATCAGCGATAAATTtgaaaggaagaaaaataataacaacaatagtGGTAGTAAAAGTAGAAGCGGTATCAGTAACTGTAATAACAACAATggtgataataaaaatcaaaatagCAAGTCGGACGATTCAGATGAAGAAGACTCGGCTCCCCCCAAAGGAAATGGAGGGAAAACGGAAAAATACACGTGGACACAAACAATAAACAGCTTAGATATGTATATAGATTTAGAAGAAAAGGTAAGAACAAAAGATATTAAATTAGATAttacttataaaaaattatatgtaaaagttaaaaatgaaGTACTTATTGATGGGGAATTTTACAAACATATAAAGCCTGAGGATTCTATTTGGACATTAGAAGATAATGGAGttattcatttatgtatagaaaaattaaatggaaTGGAATGGTGGTCAACTGTCATTAAAGGAGATGCAGAGAttgatgtaaaaaaaattgtaccaGAAAATTCGAGAATGGAAGACCTTGATGCTGAGACGAGATCAGTTGTAGAAAAAATGCTTTATGATCAGAAACAAAAAGCTTTAAATTTACCTACATCAGATGAACAAAAGAAATTTGAAATTTTtgagaaatttaaaaaaatgcatcCTGAGATGGATTTTTCAAAAGCGAATATTAATTATGGAAATTCCTCTTCAAATAATATGTTCTTCGGAAACTAG
- the PmUG01_12028100 gene encoding conserved Plasmodium protein, unknown function, giving the protein MVRRNLLLILAVLTFIPNIWKNNKCTCQVPAPLAEPEEDFQEEMDSGLEGETKTEPKADDGNINNGGNNFNNFNYFNGGDFNDGGDDDDDDDDDDDEIIDNNNDDGNNDDEDVNDDNGNDDNGNDDNGNDDNENDDDGNDNDDVDGNSNKRNKKKNKKGNKH; this is encoded by the coding sequence ATGGTTCGCCGAAATTTATTACTTATCCTTGCTGTTTTAACGTTTATTCcaaatatatggaaaaataataaatgcacATGTCAAGTACCAGCGCCCCTTGCGGAACCAGAAGAAGATTTTCAAGAAGAGATGGATTCCGGATTAGAAGGTGAAACAAAAACAGAACCAAAAGCAGATGATGGGAACATAAATAATGGtggaaataattttaataatttcaattATTTCAATGGAGGAGATTTTAACGATGGTggtgatgatgatgatgatgatgacgACGATGATGATGAAATTATTGATAACAACAACGATGATGgtaataatgatgatgagGATGTAAACGATGATAATGGAAATGATGATAATGGAAATGATGATAACGGAAATGATGATAATGAAAACGATGATGATGgtaatgataatgatgatgTAGATGGCAATTCCAATaagagaaacaaaaaaaaaaacaaaaaaggaaataaacattaa
- the PmUG01_12028200 gene encoding conserved Plasmodium protein, unknown function, with protein MWHRGVLTLLCNSCRYVIRKWHVPLLGVDCNANPRHKQVLSNPSPRSRGIPKYLEKYIFYKQPTRNPKYKSQFITMYTAGRKYRQQIKKTA; from the exons ATGTGGCATAGAG GGGTGTTAACTTTATTGTGCAACTCATGTCGATATGTTATTCGAAAGTGGCATGTTCCCTTGCTGG GAGTTGACTGTAATGCTAACCCAAGACACAAACAGGTTTTATCGAATCCTTCCCCTAGGTCTAGGGGAATACcaaaatatttagaaaaatatattttttacaaacaACCAACAAGAAATCCGAAGTACAAATCTCAATTTATTACCATGTATACTGCCG GACGGAAGTACAGgcaacaaattaaaaaaactgCGTAG
- the PmUG01_12028400 gene encoding RanBPM and CLTH-like protein, putative, whose product MIEDSIDENCHVYLNPKNWLKEFEYTKIHENDLNEVIMNYFCVHRMYDVAKEFQKEANVKPDMPIDTVKIRYLIQSEIMNNKIEEAIEHINNLDEGILKKHKDLVFFLKKQQLLKLILNSNINEAIMYSQQELAPYVNEKPSLISEIDDVMMLMAYQDFNSEEAKKLIQKIEKKKNTLKRIDDIILSYYNVDNESTLEYIVKNVSFTQNVLSSKVQDVQIIPNLKNLKTGYIEYYEKYRKKKKKNSKNKSRNKKKVKEINVDDKTVEGTAKNFDAPYDDEYRSV is encoded by the exons ATGATTGAAGATTCCATAGATGAAAATTGCCATGTGTACTTAAACCC aaaaaattggcTAAAGGAATTTGAATACACCAAAATACATGAAAATGATTTAAATGAAGTCATAATGAACTACTTTTGTGTTCATCGGATGTATGACGTTGCAAAGGAATTTCAAAAGGAGGCAAATGTTAAAC cCGACATGCCTATAGACACAGTAAAAATACGGTACTTAATTCAGAGTGAAATAATGAACAACAAAATTGAGGAGGCTATAGAGCACATCAATAATTTAGATGAAGGA attttgaaaaaacaCAAGGACTTAGTCTTTTTTCTTAAGAAACAGCAGTTACTGAAATTGATATTGAAC AGTAATATCAACGAAGCAATAATGTATTCTCAACAAGAACTGGCTCCCTATGTAAATGAAAAG CCATCCCTTATTAGCGAAATTGATGATGTCATGATGCTTATGGCTTATCAagattttaat AGTGAGGAAGCTAAAAagttaatacaaaaaatagaaaaaaaaaaaaatacattaaaaaggattgatgatataattttaagtTACTACAATGTTGACAATG agAGCACACTAGaatatattgttaaaaatgTTTCCTTCACGCAGAACGTACTAAGCTCAAAGGTACAAGATGTGCAGAT CATACccaacttaaaaaatttgaaaactggttatatagaatattatgaaaagtacaggaaaaaaaaaaagaaaaattctaaaaataaaagcagaaataagaaaaaagtgAAGGAAATTAATGTTGATGATAAAACTGTTGAGGGCACTGCAAAAAATTTCGATGCACCATATGATGATGAATATCGTTCGGTTTGa